One genomic segment of Labilithrix sp. includes these proteins:
- a CDS encoding type II toxin-antitoxin system Y4mF family antitoxin codes for MAVRMDSSSSPHAARTARLGRVVRARRKTLKLTQIDLSQLAGCGPDFVYDVEAGKPSLRLDKLLDLLAVLGLELVVAQGKSVLRVAAELEPQTSG; via the coding sequence ATGGCCGTTCGCATGGATTCATCGAGCTCACCCCATGCTGCTCGCACGGCGCGGCTCGGCCGGGTCGTTCGTGCGCGACGGAAGACGCTGAAGCTGACACAGATCGATCTCAGTCAGCTCGCAGGCTGTGGCCCCGACTTCGTCTACGACGTGGAGGCCGGCAAACCGTCACTGCGCCTCGACAAGCTCCTCGATCTGCTCGCCGTGCTTGGCCTCGAGCTCGTCGTCGCCCAAGGAAAGAGCGTTCTTCGCGTTGCGGCGGAGCTCGAGCCCCAGACGTCTGGATGA